From Calorimonas adulescens:
CCCCTTTTATGACCGGGTACATGATACGGAATGGTGTTATTATACGAATATTCCAATAAAGCGTCAAAAAGCGGGGTTTTTGCTTGATTTAGCCTGAACAACTTAACATAACACCCTCTTCCTTTAATATTTACAATTCTTCTCGTTGGTTCTCTTATTTCAACAAAGATTATATGACGGTCCAATCCAAAATGCAATAATTTTTTTGATAGGCAAACGTTTTTTAAGAATTTATTAGAAATATATTTCAAATAATAGACATGAGGTGAAAATTATGATTGTAGTTTACTATGACTATGGAGGGACTCACACCTCTGTAGTAGCGGCAGCAGTACACTTGGGCAGACTAAATCCGGAAAAGGTCCCTGAAGGTAAAGAATTAATAGATCTTCCTCTCTTTGATAGGATTACACAAAGCGATTTGGGACATATTATTTACAATGGGACAAGTATAGACGGAAATAACATTTATACCTTAGGCCTTAAAAAGGCTAAAAATCTGGTTATACCTGCTGTAGAGGATATGTATAAGGCTGTCTTTGGAAATACAGATGGGCTTTATTTGGTCGATGTGAGTTCTGCAACAAACTTTTATATGAAGCTTGGCGGTCTTTTATCGCGTGGAATGAGACTCCAGTTTTTGGGACTTCCTTTAGTTGTTTACGGTACAAGGAAGGCTTACCGCAATATAGTCCGACTGGTGTTCAATACTAAAAATGCAGTAAAGGATTATCCTGGAATACAAAAATAAAAGGTGGAATATTCCCTCCACCTTTTTATTATTTATGTCTGGTCCAATCCCTCTAATACCTTGTCATACATGTC
This genomic window contains:
- a CDS encoding DUF3189 family protein, encoding MIVVYYDYGGTHTSVVAAAVHLGRLNPEKVPEGKELIDLPLFDRITQSDLGHIIYNGTSIDGNNIYTLGLKKAKNLVIPAVEDMYKAVFGNTDGLYLVDVSSATNFYMKLGGLLSRGMRLQFLGLPLVVYGTRKAYRNIVRLVFNTKNAVKDYPGIQK